In Desulfomonile tiedjei DSM 6799, a genomic segment contains:
- a CDS encoding gamma-glutamylcyclotransferase family protein, whose protein sequence is MFSLHEENLFTPGMRHRRALSFFRLALLFLFLCSFACTKNAVPTPFATKSMEESSAKKTSEETASAKKTDGSSTREDQTPKDLHSDKDSKTKDSDGGRWEAVQRFPLKTSADETEKAALLKAASDIARTFNAVHAIKLCRNEQKAEWWIVLYLDHGPYYEVKQFVWTPVEEDPQPFTILERVSRGGLKEHLSKCKRGAIYQVLERSHPSVSEKNAAQPSSREASPVKAEPKVRKDAEEENIVKKPTPPARSQPAEHPEKLTKPQVLPPQTKTPSSGSASEKNQENLRTREQPRPERKTAPVRDTSTHSTASKIDEHLRKVEQSDLRVDTPGAEPKNIKEPSAGKNARTERPTYYVFLYGSDMNHSELLDWLENNDYDVKRAVDGSPGVLKDYDFVWNYYSSSRKGGAVNIQPKPNSQIWGVLLEVEDTLLQAFDEKAGHPRYYSRGDQRLPIKRLDDGKTVFAWVYKAHPSHGKKTDIWPTREYKQKIIEAAKFWGFPNDYLNRIASWPVR, encoded by the coding sequence GTGTTTTCTCTGCATGAAGAAAACCTGTTTACTCCCGGTATGAGACATCGCCGAGCACTCTCTTTTTTCCGACTCGCTCTCCTGTTCCTGTTTCTCTGTTCCTTTGCATGCACAAAGAATGCTGTTCCCACCCCTTTCGCCACCAAATCGATGGAGGAATCGTCCGCCAAGAAGACCTCTGAAGAGACTGCATCTGCAAAGAAAACGGACGGAAGTTCGACCCGGGAAGACCAGACGCCGAAAGATCTTCATTCGGACAAAGACTCGAAGACCAAAGATTCTGATGGAGGCCGGTGGGAAGCTGTTCAACGTTTTCCTTTGAAAACTTCAGCCGATGAAACGGAGAAAGCTGCACTCCTGAAAGCGGCTTCGGACATCGCGCGCACATTCAATGCAGTACATGCAATAAAGCTCTGCCGCAACGAGCAAAAGGCAGAATGGTGGATAGTTCTATACCTGGATCACGGTCCTTATTATGAGGTGAAGCAATTTGTCTGGACTCCCGTGGAAGAAGATCCCCAACCGTTCACGATTCTGGAGAGAGTCTCACGGGGCGGGCTGAAAGAACACTTGAGCAAATGCAAACGTGGGGCCATTTATCAGGTGTTGGAAAGGAGTCACCCGTCTGTATCCGAAAAAAATGCCGCTCAGCCATCTTCCCGTGAAGCAAGTCCAGTAAAAGCAGAACCCAAGGTCCGCAAAGATGCCGAAGAAGAAAATATCGTCAAAAAGCCGACTCCACCAGCCCGATCGCAACCGGCCGAGCATCCGGAGAAGTTGACGAAACCTCAAGTACTGCCGCCTCAGACAAAGACCCCATCAAGCGGAAGCGCATCCGAAAAAAATCAAGAAAACCTGAGAACACGGGAGCAACCTCGGCCGGAAAGAAAAACAGCGCCTGTCAGGGATACGTCAACTCATTCCACGGCATCGAAAATCGACGAGCATCTGAGGAAAGTGGAACAATCCGATTTGCGGGTTGACACTCCAGGAGCCGAGCCCAAGAACATCAAGGAACCTTCGGCTGGAAAGAATGCTCGCACGGAAAGACCGACGTACTACGTATTCCTGTACGGCTCGGATATGAATCATTCGGAACTGCTGGATTGGCTCGAGAACAACGACTATGACGTGAAGCGAGCCGTTGATGGTAGTCCGGGAGTTCTCAAGGACTATGATTTTGTCTGGAACTACTATTCTTCTTCACGAAAAGGTGGAGCCGTCAATATTCAGCCAAAACCGAATTCACAGATATGGGGCGTGCTTCTGGAAGTGGAAGATACTCTTTTGCAGGCGTTTGATGAAAAGGCCGGACATCCCCGGTATTACTCGAGAGGCGACCAGAGGCTGCCGATAAAACGTCTTGATGACGGAAAGACAGTATTCGCCTGGGTTTATAAGGCTCACCCATCTCACGGCAAAAAAACTGACATATGGCCGACGAGAGAATATAAGCAGAAAATTATTGAAGCGGCCAAATTCTGGGGTTTTCCGAACGATTATCTCAATCGAATTGCATCCTGGCCGGTGAGATGA
- a CDS encoding TIGR01777 family oxidoreductase, producing the protein MRAFITGGTGFIGTYLSTFLTARGYNVTVLARTPKARADLPKNVEMIAADGSKPGDWQREVAGHDVLVNLAGATTFRRWDEDYKRLIRDSRVKTTRNLVDAIASETGGRVVLISASGVGYYGMTEDQQLDESSPAGTDFFANLARDWESEATRAEDKGVRVVRTRFGVVLGREGGALNQMVRPFRFFAGGPLGSGRQWFSWIHIEDLCRALLFAAENDNLTGPVNCTSPFPVRNAELADTIGKVLGRPSFMPAPGFMMRLVLGEFAEFVLTGQRVIPKKLLDSGFKFDYPTIEEALRSLLL; encoded by the coding sequence ATGAGAGCTTTCATCACAGGAGGGACCGGGTTTATTGGCACTTACCTGAGCACGTTTCTGACAGCGAGGGGATATAACGTGACAGTTCTGGCTCGTACCCCCAAAGCCCGGGCCGATCTTCCAAAGAACGTTGAGATGATTGCTGCAGATGGCTCAAAGCCGGGGGATTGGCAGAGGGAAGTGGCAGGCCACGACGTACTCGTCAATCTGGCGGGTGCAACGACATTTAGGAGATGGGATGAAGACTACAAGCGCCTTATTCGGGATAGCCGCGTAAAGACCACCAGGAACCTCGTTGATGCAATAGCTTCCGAAACAGGAGGACGAGTCGTCCTTATCAGCGCTTCAGGAGTCGGATACTACGGAATGACCGAAGACCAGCAATTAGACGAATCCTCTCCAGCGGGGACCGATTTTTTTGCAAATCTTGCCCGCGACTGGGAATCGGAAGCTACGAGAGCAGAAGATAAAGGGGTGCGAGTAGTCCGAACGCGCTTCGGAGTCGTTCTTGGCCGAGAAGGCGGCGCACTGAATCAAATGGTGCGACCTTTCCGCTTTTTTGCCGGAGGTCCCTTGGGAAGCGGTCGCCAATGGTTTTCGTGGATCCATATCGAAGATCTTTGTCGAGCCCTCCTTTTCGCCGCTGAAAACGATAACCTGACCGGACCTGTGAACTGCACGTCCCCGTTTCCGGTCAGAAATGCCGAGTTAGCAGACACCATAGGGAAAGTGCTGGGCAGACCTTCATTTATGCCGGCTCCCGGTTTTATGATGAGGCTGGTCCTCGGAGAGTTTGCGGAATTCGTCCTGACCGGACAGCGAGTCATCCCGAAGAAGCTTCTCGACAGCGGTTTCAAATTTGATTATCCGACGATTGAAGAAGCATTGAGATCTCTCTTGTTATGA
- a CDS encoding RNA polymerase sigma factor — MNVSTEELVREALKGNSDALESVVLKIQDRIYGLAIRMLWHPEDAEDASQEILVKIVTHLGSFRFESSFETWCFRIAVNHLLTTRKRRAELLNLTFPLLEQDIDKGLEYCSNHSTPEPEQDLLVKEVMIGCVQGVMLCLDRAHRIVYVLGEVYRVDSQTGSHVLEITPEAFRKRLSRSRGLVRNFLARHCGLVDTSNECTCKRQIPYAIKTGIVNPRRLLFAGYSCQSYTSAESDVSCDTDERVAALLRQPQYEAPNRFVEKVRALVRAEFQTVRPHH, encoded by the coding sequence ATGAACGTATCGACCGAGGAACTCGTACGTGAGGCTTTGAAAGGAAATTCCGATGCTCTGGAATCGGTTGTCCTGAAGATACAGGACCGAATTTACGGATTGGCGATACGAATGTTGTGGCACCCGGAGGATGCCGAGGATGCGTCTCAGGAGATACTCGTCAAGATCGTCACCCACCTGGGGAGTTTCAGGTTCGAGAGTTCGTTCGAAACGTGGTGCTTTCGAATTGCCGTGAATCACCTGCTCACCACGCGAAAACGAAGAGCGGAATTACTGAATTTAACGTTCCCTCTGCTGGAACAGGATATCGATAAAGGCCTGGAATACTGCAGCAACCACTCCACTCCGGAACCAGAGCAGGATCTTCTGGTGAAAGAAGTCATGATCGGCTGTGTGCAGGGAGTAATGCTCTGCCTGGATCGGGCACATCGCATCGTCTATGTCCTGGGAGAGGTCTATCGGGTGGACAGCCAGACAGGATCTCACGTACTGGAAATAACACCCGAAGCATTTCGCAAGCGCCTGTCCAGATCTCGAGGCCTGGTGAGAAATTTTCTCGCACGACATTGCGGTCTCGTAGACACGTCCAATGAGTGCACGTGCAAGCGACAAATTCCCTATGCCATAAAAACCGGGATAGTAAATCCGCGGCGATTACTCTTCGCTGGATATTCCTGCCAGTCTTACACTTCTGCTGAGTCCGACGTTTCCTGTGATACCGACGAACGAGTTGCAGCACTGCTTCGTCAACCTCAGTACGAGGCTCCCAACCGATTCGTCGAAAAGGTAAGGGCTCTCGTCCGTGCAGAATTTCAAACTGTTCGTCCGCACCATTAG
- a CDS encoding TIGR04076 family protein: MEIPENVWTSLQERLGYSDEELSKFKENANNQRVLKCAPELMAKTIVAEVVYSHGCNSQHKVGDKFYMDGSGNLLSKLCPSRMCVYAVSALRPLVYAAHELFYNGVDPNKMVFNHCGCVDVGLECSGWGRVVMEVRMEDRATEKT; encoded by the coding sequence ATGGAAATTCCTGAGAATGTCTGGACTTCACTTCAAGAGCGGCTCGGTTATTCCGATGAAGAGCTGAGCAAATTCAAAGAAAACGCGAACAATCAGAGAGTCCTGAAGTGCGCTCCGGAACTTATGGCGAAGACCATTGTTGCGGAAGTTGTGTATTCCCACGGGTGCAATAGTCAGCACAAAGTGGGCGACAAGTTTTACATGGACGGATCGGGCAATCTGCTTTCCAAACTGTGTCCCAGCAGGATGTGTGTGTACGCTGTGAGTGCGCTCAGACCGCTTGTTTATGCCGCACATGAATTGTTCTATAACGGCGTGGATCCCAACAAGATGGTTTTCAATCACTGCGGGTGCGTGGATGTCGGCCTGGAATGCAGTGGCTGGGGCCGTGTCGTAATGGAAGTGAGAATGGAAGATCGTGCCACAGAAAAGACGTGA